In one window of Phoenix dactylifera cultivar Barhee BC4 unplaced genomic scaffold, palm_55x_up_171113_PBpolish2nd_filt_p 001965F, whole genome shotgun sequence DNA:
- the LOC113460930 gene encoding pentatricopeptide repeat-containing protein At2g40240, mitochondrial-like — MCRMVPIGFVPKRLISTLNPSSNLAACQHSLLIFSSESVVNPNLSSLSAPNSDPNYRHFLSKLPFLSPFDVKRPVGLFSTLYPVIYKASGTRILAVLSKSSFPHPRSIRFCFHLFSSYSRTSSKRPGVPNTFGRSGMTERKPRLHNVGVDPNKVLEIVEMIRGDASDLESKLNQINLRLSHALVAEILHVLNDRGILALRFFNWVLNSGQHFRPTAGIYNQIVNNLGRSDDFETMFQMLCGLSSKGHCLNEKAFSFLTRSSISLKDSISKIIETLNGVGGSCRGSGIYSVIKVLCAINAFHLAIFVMEETARKTSYYHVLIAAKCRNGDFQGAQDLLDEMRTFGCNPSTKSYNYLLGSLFKNKRVVEACELLKTMEELGYLPDTVTFDMVIIHACKANRMDFAIEFLNQILSEGIKPRMAMHAAFIKGYFWSGRVEDAYKEGGRSRQGSS; from the exons ATGTGCCGGATGGTTCCGATCGGTTTTGTTCCGAAAAGATTAATCTCTACTCTAAACCCTAGTTCTAATCTCGCTGCTTGCCAGCATTCCCTTCTTATCTTCTCATCTGAATCTGTTGTGAATcccaatctctcttcactttctGCCCCAAATTCTGATCCTAATTATcgtcattttctttcaaaactcCCATTTCTATCCCCATTCGATGTTAAACGGCCAGTTGGGTTGTTTTCAACCCTTTATCCTGTAATCTACAAGGCATCAGGAACAAGAATCCTGGCTGTGCTTTCGAAATCTAGCTTCCCACATCCACGGTCTATTAGATTTTGCTTTCATTTGTTTTCGAGTTATTCTCGTACATCTTCTAAGAGACCCGGTGTTCCTAATACTTTTGGAAGATCCGGAATGACTGAACGAAAACCTAGGCTTCATAATGTGGGAGTAGATCCAAATAAGGTGCTTGAGATTGTCGAAATGATTAGAGGAGATGCaagtgatttggaatcaaagtTGAATCAGATAAATTTGAGGCTTTCCCATGCTTTAGTTGCCGAGATTCTTCATGTTTTGAATGATCGTGGCATTTTGGCATTACGTTTCTTTAATTGGGTTTTGAATTCTGGCCAGCATTTTAGGCCTACTGCAGGAATTTACAATCAGATTGTAAACAATCTTGGTCGGTCAGATGATTTTGAAACTATGTTCCAAATGTTATGCGGGCTCTCTTCAAAGGGGCATTGTCTCAACGAAAAGGCTTTTAGTTTTTTGACTCGCAGTTCTATTAGCCTTAAGGATTCCATCAGCAAAATCATAGAAACACTAAATGGAGTTGGAGGGTCATGTCGAGGGTCTGGAATTTACTCAGTGATTAAGGTGCTCTGTGCGATTAATGCCTTTCATCTTGCCATCTTTGTAATGGAAGAGACAGCAAGAAAGACTTCTTACTACCATGTGCTTATTGCAGCAAAGTGTCGGAATGGTGATTTCCAAGGGGCCCAAGATTTACTTGATGAGATGAGAACATTTGGTTGCAACCCGAGTACCAAATCATATAATTATCTGTTAGGGAGCCTGTTTAAGAACAAGAGGGTTGTTGAAGCTTGTGAGTTGCTCAAAACAATGGAAGAATTGGGTTACCTTCCAGATACTGTTACTTTCGACATGGTCATAATTCATGCATGTAAGGCCAATAGGATGGATTTTGCAATTGAGTTCCTTAACCAGATTTTGTCTGAAGGGATTAAGCCAAGGATGGCAATGCATGCAGCATTCATAAAGGGATATTTTTGGTCGGGGCGAGTGGAAGATGCATACAA GGAGGGTGGTAGAAGCAGGCAGGGTTCTTCATGA